CGGCTTCGCCCATTCGGTGGAAGTCTGGGACCAGGGCGAACTGGTCGGCGGGCTCTACGGCCTGGCGATGGGGCAACTGTTTTTTGGCGAATCGATGTTCAGTCGCGCCGACAATGCCTCCAAGTACGGCTTCGCTACGCTGGTGCGACACCTCAGAGACTCGGGCTTCGTGCTGATCGACTGCCAGATGCCTACCGATCATCTGCACAGCCTCGGTGCCCGGGCGATCTCACGCCCCGCATTTGCCGAGTATCTGGCCCGGCACCTCGACCAACCCAACCTTGCCACCTGGGTTTGCTGAGCGACTTTTGCGCGCGTGGCTTACACTTAATTCACCAGCTTACCCCCGAGGGTTGATCATGACCGAGTTGGCGCGGTTGAAGTTTTATGCCACTCAGCCTCACTCTTGCAGTTATCTGCCCGAGGAACAGGCTACGACCCTGTTTCTCGATCCGAGCCAGCCCATGGATGTGCATGTCTACGCAGACCTGTCGGAAATGGGCTTTCGTCGCAGCGGCGATCACCTGTACCGCCCGCATTGCCAGAACTGCAATGCCTGCGTGCCTGCGCGCATTCCGGTGGCGCAGTTCAACCCCAATCGCCAGCAGAAGCGCATTTTCAAACGCAACGCCGACCTGCAGGTGCGCCCGGTCAAGCCTGGTTTCAGCGAAGAATATTTCGATCTTTATCAGCGCTACATCGAACAGCGTCATGCCGACGGCGATATGTACCCGCCGAGCCGTGATCAATTCTCGACTTTTCTGGTTCGCGACCTGCCCTTCTCACGTTTCTACGAGTTCCGGCTCGACGGACGGTTGCTGGCGGTCGCCGTCACCGATCTGCTGCCCAACGGTCTGTCGGCGGTCTACACCTTTTACGAACCCGAGGAAGAGCGCCGCAGCCTGGGGCGCTACGCCATCCTTTGGCAGATCGGCGAGGCCCAGCGGCTGGGGCTCGAGGCGGTATACCTGGGTTACTGGATCAAAAACTGCAAAAAGATGAACTACAAGACCCAATATCGACCGATCGAACTACTGATTAATCAGCGCTGGGTCATCCTGAACTGAATGCAAGCCCTAAACCCCTTGGCGTAAACCCCATTTTTCGGGCACAATGCACGCCGCTTTTGCCTGGCGCAGTTGCACCGGGCCATTCATTGGACACCGAGGGCTTTACTGCATGTCGAAAGAAGACAGCTTCGAAATGGAAGGCACTGTCGTCGACACCCTGCCCAACACCATGTTTCGTGTGGAGTTGGAAAATGGGCACGTCGTAACCGCGCATATCTCCGGCAAGATGCGCAAGAACTACATTCGTATTCTTACCGGTGACAAAGTGCGCGTCGAGCTGACGCCCTATGACTTGAGCAAAGGGCGTATTACTTACCGCGCTCGCTAATCAAGTCAATACAAGACGCCCGGCTTAATGCCGGGCGTTTTTGTTTGTCTGGGATTTGATGGGTTTGTTGGTTTTGAGTGTATATCCGTTGCTGCGGTAACGGCGTCTTAGGGTTCCGCCCTTACGGCGGGTCACTTTTTCCAAACGCCGAAAAAGTAACCAAAAAGGCTGAGCCCCGGCGTACGGCACTTCGCCTAGGCTCAGCGTTCCCTCGCTACGGTGTCCATCAGGGGGCATCGCCTACGGTTTGCTTCGCTGCACCTCCTCTCGATGTATGCGGCTTCGCCGCACGGCGCTGCGCGCCTCCCCCCCTGATGGACACCTCCGCTCGGCCTGCCGAAGGGGCTGGAGAGCAAAAGCCAGAGCCAGAGCCAGAGCCAGAGCCAGAGCAAAGGCTAGATCAAGAGCCCCTCACCCTACCCCTCTCCCGGAGGGAGAGGGAACTGACCGCGTGGTTTGGCAGAGGTGCGCCGACGTGCGATACCGCGCTGAACTCAGTTTTTGAAAGCACACCAATGAGCTCCATCTCCTCGGGGAGATGGGATTGATCGGGGTGCTGGGGAGAGATTCGCCGACGTGCGATACCGCGTTGAACTCAGGTTTTGAAAGGACCACAAATCGGCTCCCTCTCCTTGGGGAGAGGGCTGGGGTGAGGGGTAAATCCACCACAAAACCAAAGCCGAACACGCCCCGCTCCCCCCCCCCCACTCAACACGACGAGCGTTAGCTCAAGTACCGCTTTTGATCGCAAGGCCCGTCGGCAGGCTGAGTGGAGGGATTGATCCGGGGTGGGAGCGCAGCGACCGTTTGGCGAAGCCAAACACATCGAGAGGAGGTGCAGCGAAGCAAACCGTAGGCGATGCGCCCGGATCGATCCCGGAGCGAAGGAACCCGAGCCACAGCGAGGGCCGTACGTCAGGGCATAGACCTTTTGGTTACTTTTGGGGCGTTTGCCAAAAGTGACCCGCCGTAAGGGCGGAACCCTAAGACGCCGTTACCGAAGCAACGGATATTCACACCAAACAACCATACAACCAGACAACAAAAAGGCGCCCGAAGGCGCCTTTTCGCATTACAGCAAAGCCAGCTGTCAGGCCATTTCTGCAGTGGTCTCGAAGTCAAACGTCAGCTCACCATCCTTGATGTCGATGTGAACCACACCGCCATGCTCGGCCAGCTCGCCAAACAGAATCTCCTCCGCCAGCGGACGCTTGATCTTGTCCTGGATCAGACGCGCCATCGGACGAGCGCCCATGGCCGAATCGTAACCACCGGCCGCCAGCCAACTGCGCGCCGCGTCGGTGACTTCCAGAAGCACACGCTTGTCTTCCAGCTGCGCCTGAAGTTCGGTGAGGAACTTGTCCACCACACTTTTGATGACCTCATGACTGAGGCGACCAAATTGAATGATGGTGTCCAGACGGTTGCGGAATTCCGGCGTGAAGCTCTTCTTGATCACTTCCATCGCATCGGACGAATGATCCTGATGGGTGAAACCGATCGAAGCACGCGCCGCCGTTTCAGCACCGGCGTTGGTGGTCATGATCACGATCACGTTGCGGAAATCCGCCTTGCGCCCGTTGTTGTCGGTCAGCGTGCCGTGGTCCATCACCTGCAGCAGCAGATTGAAGACTTCCGGATGCGCCTTCTCGATTTCATCGAGCAGCAGTACGCAATGCGGTTGCTTGGTGATTGCTTCGGTCAACAGACCGCCCTGGTCGAACCCGACATAACCCGGAGGTGCACCGATCAGACGCGATACGGTGTGACGCTCCATGTACTCGGACATGTCGAAACGAACCAGCTCGATTCCGAGCGCCTTGGCCAACTGCCGCGCCGCTTCGGTTTTACCAACACCGGTAGGCCCTGCGAACAGGAACGAACCGACTGGCTTGTCCGGCGACTTGAGACCAGCACGGGACAGCTTGATCGCAGTCGACAGCGAATCGATCGCCGCGTCCTGACCAAACACCGTCAACTTCAGGTCACGCTCGAGGTTACGCAGCAGTTCTTTGTCGGAACTGGTGACGTGCTTCGGCGGAATACGCGCGATCTTCGCCACAATGTCTTCGACCTGCGGCACTTCGATGCGCTTCACACGCTTCTCGACCGGCTGCAGACGCTGATAGGCGCCCGCCTCGTCAATCACATCGATAGCCTTGTCCGGCATATGCCGGTCATTGATGTAGCGCGAAGCCAGTTCCGCAGCCGCGCGCAGCGACTCATCGCTGTATTCGATGTTGTGGTGCTGCTCGAAACGCCCTTTCAGGCCGCGCAAGATACCGATGGTGTCTTCCACCGACGGCTCGACCACATCGACCTTCTGGAAGCGGCGCGCC
The sequence above is a segment of the Pseudomonas sp. HS6 genome. Coding sequences within it:
- a CDS encoding arginyltransferase, which encodes MTELARLKFYATQPHSCSYLPEEQATTLFLDPSQPMDVHVYADLSEMGFRRSGDHLYRPHCQNCNACVPARIPVAQFNPNRQQKRIFKRNADLQVRPVKPGFSEEYFDLYQRYIEQRHADGDMYPPSRDQFSTFLVRDLPFSRFYEFRLDGRLLAVAVTDLLPNGLSAVYTFYEPEEERRSLGRYAILWQIGEAQRLGLEAVYLGYWIKNCKKMNYKTQYRPIELLINQRWVILN
- the infA gene encoding translation initiation factor IF-1; the encoded protein is MSKEDSFEMEGTVVDTLPNTMFRVELENGHVVTAHISGKMRKNYIRILTGDKVRVELTPYDLSKGRITYRAR
- the clpA gene encoding ATP-dependent Clp protease ATP-binding subunit ClpA, with amino-acid sequence MLNRELEVTLNLAFKEARSKRHEFMTVEHLLLALLDNEAAATVLRACGANLDKLKHDLQEFIDSTTPLIPVHDEDRETQPTLGFQRVLQRAVFHVQSSGKREVTGANVLVAIFSEQESQAVFLLKQQSVARIDVVNYIAHGISKVPGHGDHSEGEQDMQDDEGGESSSSGNPLDAYASNLNELARQGRIDPLVGRETEVERVAQILARRRKNNPLLVGEAGVGKTAIAEGLAKRIVDNQVPDLLANSVVYSLDLGALLAGTKYRGDFEKRFKALLNELKKRPQAILFIDEIHTIIGAGAASGGVMDASNLLKPLLSSGDIRCIGSTTFQEFRGIFEKDRALARRFQKVDVVEPSVEDTIGILRGLKGRFEQHHNIEYSDESLRAAAELASRYINDRHMPDKAIDVIDEAGAYQRLQPVEKRVKRIEVPQVEDIVAKIARIPPKHVTSSDKELLRNLERDLKLTVFGQDAAIDSLSTAIKLSRAGLKSPDKPVGSFLFAGPTGVGKTEAARQLAKALGIELVRFDMSEYMERHTVSRLIGAPPGYVGFDQGGLLTEAITKQPHCVLLLDEIEKAHPEVFNLLLQVMDHGTLTDNNGRKADFRNVIVIMTTNAGAETAARASIGFTHQDHSSDAMEVIKKSFTPEFRNRLDTIIQFGRLSHEVIKSVVDKFLTELQAQLEDKRVLLEVTDAARSWLAAGGYDSAMGARPMARLIQDKIKRPLAEEILFGELAEHGGVVHIDIKDGELTFDFETTAEMA